A DNA window from Ensifer sp. WSM1721 contains the following coding sequences:
- the aztA gene encoding zinc ABC transporter ATP-binding protein AztA: protein MKEICLEFKDLTLGYQGHAAVHHLSGTAERGVLTAVVGANGSGKSTVMKGIAGILKPISGTCEQHFGRLAYLPQLSELDRTFPARVVDLVSLGFWQHRGLLGRITRKDRTKLAACLDAVGLTGFETRPLDSLSGGQMQRALFARTMLQDADLILLDEPFNAVDERTVGDLLRLIKDWVAEGRTVLCVLHDHALVREHFRKTLLIARRLVAWGPTSEVLTAENLRRARNFQEAWDEKAGWCDDERSSSSSVPGQDGQPKQRVAAHV from the coding sequence ATGAAAGAGATTTGCCTGGAATTCAAAGACCTCACGCTCGGCTATCAGGGCCATGCTGCTGTTCACCACCTGAGTGGCACTGCCGAGCGCGGTGTTCTGACCGCGGTCGTCGGGGCCAATGGATCAGGCAAGTCGACCGTAATGAAGGGGATTGCAGGCATCCTGAAGCCGATCAGTGGCACTTGCGAGCAGCACTTCGGGCGGCTGGCCTACCTTCCGCAGCTATCGGAACTAGACCGCACCTTTCCGGCGCGTGTCGTCGACCTGGTATCACTTGGATTCTGGCAGCACAGGGGATTGCTAGGCCGCATTACGCGGAAGGACAGGACGAAACTGGCCGCGTGCCTCGATGCCGTCGGACTGACGGGCTTTGAGACGCGCCCTCTCGACAGTCTGTCCGGGGGACAAATGCAGCGCGCCCTGTTTGCACGCACCATGCTCCAGGATGCCGATCTGATCCTGCTCGACGAGCCTTTCAACGCAGTGGACGAGCGGACCGTCGGCGACCTCCTGCGTCTGATCAAGGACTGGGTCGCGGAGGGGCGGACCGTGCTCTGCGTGCTCCACGATCATGCTCTCGTGCGCGAGCATTTTCGAAAGACGTTATTGATCGCCCGCAGGCTGGTAGCTTGGGGGCCAACGTCGGAGGTTTTGACCGCTGAAAACCTGAGACGCGCACGAAATTTCCAGGAGGCGTGGGACGAGAAGGCCGGATGGTGCGACGACGAGCGGTCGAGTTCGAGTTCT